In the Candidatus Omnitrophota bacterium genome, one interval contains:
- a CDS encoding efflux RND transporter permease subunit, with the protein MQISKLAVRRPVTTVMVFLAFLLLGLISVTKIPQELFPPISYPQLTVVTAYPNAAPEEVESLVTKLIEEAVGTVGRVRRVSSVSREGLSQVTVEFLWGARMEFAALEVREKIDLVKERLPRETEEPVVVKFNPFDLPVVILSVTGRESESELLEISRRMIKDELDKTEGVASSVVSGGIEREILVEIDQSRLGAQDVSLTQVTEALTKANLNYPAGSIEEKKFSYLVRTMGEFQTVEEIADLAIESKVPEKPGRSALESLMQDESEERIQDRRLVLIRQIGQVKDTVKDRTSYSRYNGQPNITVAVQKQADAPTLRTVAAVKEKLLEIRETLPKYVDFEIVYDQSELITQAIQGVRDSAIIGGFLAFFVLLAFLKNFRAAFIVACVIPVSVMITLFMMYFQGLTLNMISLGGLALGLGMLVDASVVVIENIYRYRNQGLGIRPAAVKGGVEVAGAVTSSVLTTVAVFLPMIFVVGVAGQIFRELALTVTYSQIASLFVSLSLIPVLVAGIRRHRDADDSELEVDDIEDAPEEEEASGKIKDFFNAVLQYRWLVFPMSVVAFVVSLFLLAGHDKEFMPKIDQGEFVLQVLLPAGTRVEVTNEVVERIEKVLSKQKQIKHLTVSVGSSPRRRVESLDALSAHEARIIVGVTLPSRMAQLLSPILPNFENPGGEPYEFNSTREIVNDIRADLEGVDLGDAELDFVLRESLFASAVQSGAPVVVEVRGSELEEMEKWTHAIQRRMQGISGLADVKNNLALPSPETKVEVRKDRASLYRLSVADIARTAHIAIRGIIASTYKEGAREYDIKVRLREEDRSSVNSLGRVLMDSPVGAKMPLSELAALYKGLGPSEIRRVDQERVNTITANIAGRPLNEVSSEISSQIKGMNLPPDIKVIVTGEQEQMQDSFRSLQFALILSIILVYMIMASQFESLWQPFVIMFTVPLSLIGVAVGLKLTNTPLSVMVILGVIVLGGTVVNNGIVLIDFANISRVRGKSVYEAIRHASQIRLRPILMTALTTILAVLPLAMGVAKGSEIQSPMAVAIGFGLLFATFLTLAVIPCVYYQVASWMPEPEAALSEEEWEAVDLEEEESLLELPEPEPEQEPEPEAPLNLDTDLEGDLEEDFEEDCEDGPEDLIEEAARDAGLEEVPAPEEPEKTGQIPELGCLDFQLNERQQKFLRILTQKRWLTRTEYAREFDVSVPTAARDLKELFETGCVKAKGPLGPGRYYELTEIGRNWLKQSDSTR; encoded by the coding sequence ATGCAAATCTCCAAATTGGCCGTCCGCCGTCCGGTTACGACGGTCATGGTCTTCCTGGCCTTTCTCCTTCTCGGACTCATTTCAGTCACAAAGATCCCCCAGGAACTTTTTCCGCCCATCTCTTATCCTCAACTGACCGTGGTTACGGCGTATCCCAATGCCGCTCCCGAAGAGGTTGAAAGTCTGGTGACCAAGCTTATCGAGGAAGCAGTGGGCACGGTGGGCCGGGTGCGGCGAGTCTCTTCCGTATCGCGTGAGGGCCTCTCCCAGGTGACTGTGGAGTTCCTTTGGGGCGCGCGCATGGAGTTTGCCGCTTTGGAAGTGCGGGAAAAGATCGACCTCGTCAAAGAGCGGCTTCCGCGCGAAACCGAAGAACCCGTGGTCGTGAAATTCAATCCTTTTGATTTGCCGGTCGTGATCCTCTCCGTGACCGGGCGGGAGTCCGAGTCCGAGCTCTTGGAAATCAGCCGCCGCATGATCAAGGATGAACTCGACAAGACAGAAGGCGTGGCTTCCAGCGTGGTTAGCGGCGGGATTGAGCGCGAGATCCTCGTTGAGATCGACCAATCGCGGTTGGGCGCCCAGGATGTTTCTCTTACACAGGTTACGGAGGCTTTAACCAAGGCCAATCTCAATTATCCTGCCGGCAGCATCGAGGAAAAGAAGTTCTCGTACCTTGTGCGCACCATGGGCGAATTCCAGACGGTGGAGGAGATTGCCGACCTGGCCATCGAGTCCAAGGTGCCGGAGAAGCCCGGGCGCAGCGCCCTGGAATCCCTGATGCAGGACGAGAGCGAGGAGCGCATTCAGGACCGGCGGCTTGTCCTTATCCGGCAAATTGGCCAGGTTAAGGATACAGTCAAGGACCGTACGAGTTATTCCCGCTATAACGGCCAACCCAATATCACGGTGGCAGTGCAGAAGCAGGCGGATGCGCCCACCTTGCGTACCGTCGCAGCAGTTAAAGAAAAGCTCCTGGAGATTCGTGAGACTTTGCCCAAGTATGTGGACTTCGAAATTGTCTATGATCAGTCCGAGCTGATTACTCAGGCAATTCAGGGGGTGAGGGACTCGGCTATTATCGGCGGATTTTTGGCCTTCTTTGTGCTTCTGGCCTTTCTCAAAAATTTTCGCGCTGCCTTCATCGTGGCCTGCGTCATTCCTGTATCGGTGATGATTACCCTTTTCATGATGTATTTTCAAGGCCTGACCCTGAATATGATTTCTTTGGGCGGTCTGGCTTTGGGTCTGGGTATGTTGGTGGATGCTTCTGTGGTTGTCATTGAAAATATCTACCGTTATCGCAATCAGGGGTTGGGGATCCGGCCGGCTGCGGTCAAAGGCGGAGTGGAGGTTGCCGGGGCTGTGACTTCCTCGGTTCTTACGACAGTGGCTGTGTTCTTGCCCATGATCTTTGTCGTGGGTGTGGCTGGGCAGATTTTCCGCGAACTGGCCCTCACCGTAACCTATTCCCAGATTGCCTCTCTCTTTGTTTCGCTTTCGCTGATTCCTGTTTTGGTAGCGGGGATTCGCCGCCATCGTGATGCGGATGATAGCGAATTGGAGGTGGATGATATTGAAGATGCCCCTGAAGAAGAGGAGGCTTCAGGAAAAATTAAAGATTTCTTTAACGCCGTCCTGCAGTACCGGTGGTTGGTTTTCCCGATGTCTGTCGTGGCTTTTGTGGTTTCCCTGTTTCTATTGGCTGGTCACGACAAGGAGTTTATGCCCAAAATTGATCAGGGTGAGTTTGTTTTGCAGGTGTTGCTTCCGGCCGGAACCCGGGTGGAAGTGACCAATGAGGTGGTTGAAAGAATTGAGAAGGTTTTGTCAAAACAAAAACAGATTAAACACCTGACGGTGAGTGTGGGCTCCAGTCCGCGCCGCCGCGTTGAGTCCTTGGATGCTCTTTCTGCCCACGAGGCGCGCATTATTGTGGGGGTGACTCTGCCTAGCCGTATGGCGCAGCTCTTATCCCCGATCCTGCCCAATTTTGAAAACCCCGGTGGAGAGCCCTATGAGTTCAATTCAACCCGGGAAATCGTGAATGATATTCGAGCAGATCTTGAAGGGGTGGATTTGGGCGACGCAGAACTGGATTTTGTACTGAGGGAAAGCCTCTTTGCTTCCGCGGTTCAGTCAGGGGCGCCGGTGGTCGTGGAAGTGCGCGGTTCGGAACTTGAGGAAATGGAGAAGTGGACCCACGCGATCCAGCGCCGCATGCAGGGAATCAGCGGTTTGGCTGATGTAAAGAATAATCTGGCCCTGCCTTCTCCTGAAACCAAGGTAGAGGTACGCAAGGACCGGGCCTCTCTGTACCGGCTTTCAGTGGCGGACATCGCGCGAACCGCGCACATTGCGATCCGGGGAATTATCGCCTCCACATACAAGGAAGGTGCCCGGGAGTATGACATCAAGGTGCGTTTGAGGGAAGAGGACCGGTCATCGGTGAACAGCTTGGGGCGTGTTCTCATGGATTCCCCGGTGGGTGCCAAGATGCCGCTTTCTGAGCTGGCTGCCCTGTACAAAGGTCTGGGGCCCAGTGAAATCCGGCGTGTGGATCAGGAGAGGGTGAACACAATTACTGCCAATATCGCAGGCAGGCCGCTCAATGAAGTTTCTTCTGAGATAAGCAGCCAAATTAAAGGAATGAATTTGCCGCCGGATATCAAGGTTATCGTAACCGGCGAGCAGGAGCAGATGCAGGACTCTTTCCGCAGCCTGCAGTTCGCTCTGATTCTCTCGATCATTCTGGTTTATATGATCATGGCCTCGCAGTTTGAGAGTCTGTGGCAGCCTTTTGTCATTATGTTTACGGTGCCGCTCTCCCTGATTGGTGTGGCTGTGGGCCTGAAGCTCACGAACACGCCGTTGAGCGTTATGGTGATCTTGGGTGTGATTGTCTTGGGTGGTACGGTTGTCAACAACGGGATTGTGCTTATCGACTTCGCGAATATCAGCCGGGTGCGCGGCAAGTCCGTTTATGAAGCTATCCGGCATGCTTCCCAGATTCGTTTGCGGCCTATTCTTATGACTGCGCTCACCACGATTCTTGCTGTTTTGCCCTTAGCCATGGGAGTGGCCAAGGGTTCGGAAATTCAATCGCCTATGGCCGTTGCCATCGGCTTTGGGCTTTTGTTTGCGACTTTCCTGACCCTGGCGGTCATTCCCTGTGTTTATTACCAGGTGGCCTCCTGGATGCCGGAACCGGAAGCGGCTCTCAGTGAGGAAGAATGGGAAGCCGTGGATTTGGAGGAAGAGGAGAGTCTTTTGGAGCTCCCGGAGCCTGAACCTGAACAAGAGCCGGAACCCGAAGCCCCTCTCAACCTGGATACGGACTTGGAAGGCGATTTGGAGGAAGATTTTGAAGAAGATTGTGAAGACGGTCCCGAAGATCTGATTGAAGAAGCCGCCCGGGACGCGGGGCTCGAAGAAGTCCCTGCGCCGGAAGAGCCGGAGAAAACCGGACAGATCCCCGAACTCGGATGTCTGGACTTTCAGCTCAATGAAAGACAGCAAAAGTTCCTGCGCATTCTCACACAGAAGCGCTGGTTGACCCGGACAGAATATGCCCGGGAGTTTGACGTTTCGGTTCCTACTGCCGCTCGCGATCTCAAAGAGCTTTTTGAAACCGGCTGCGTCAAAGCCAAAGGGCCCTTGGGGCCGGGCCGTTACTATGAGTTGACGGAGATTGGACGTAACTGGTTGAAACAGAGCGATAGCACGAGATAA
- a CDS encoding glutamine synthetase, whose amino-acid sequence MSEQDKTSENKNTQFVLRVAREHNVKFIRLWFTDILGVLKSFAITEAELEEALEEGMGFDGSSIEGFTRIDESDMIALPDPSTFAVLPWRPQENAVARMFCDVLRPGGVPFEGDPRFVLKRNLERAAEKGYTFFVGPELEYFYFKSSSEPIPIDMGGYFDLTPLDVASDLRRETVLTLEGMGIPVEYSHHEVAPSQHEIDLRYTDALTMADTVMTYRLVVKEVAMKHGVYATFMPKPLANENGSGMHVHMSLFREGRNAFFDAGDPHHLSSLGKQFMAGILRHMPEITLVTNQWINSYRRLIPGYEAPVYVSWAVRNRSDLVRVPQYKLGHEESTRLEVRSPDPACNPYLAFSALLAAGLEGIENNYPLPDPVEENVFEMSKEERTRRGIKELPGSFLEALQAAEGSELLRRTLGDHVFDSFIQNKQIEWDRFKTQITDYELTKYLPVL is encoded by the coding sequence GTGAGTGAACAGGACAAGACATCAGAAAATAAGAACACTCAATTTGTGCTGCGTGTTGCGCGCGAGCACAATGTCAAATTCATCCGTTTGTGGTTTACGGATATTCTCGGGGTTTTGAAGAGCTTTGCGATTACTGAGGCTGAACTCGAGGAGGCCTTGGAGGAGGGGATGGGCTTTGACGGCTCATCTATTGAAGGCTTTACCCGTATAGACGAGTCGGACATGATCGCCCTGCCTGACCCAAGCACCTTTGCAGTGCTGCCTTGGAGGCCTCAGGAAAATGCTGTAGCGCGTATGTTTTGCGATGTCTTGAGGCCCGGGGGAGTGCCTTTTGAAGGGGATCCGCGTTTTGTGCTCAAGCGTAATTTGGAGCGGGCGGCTGAAAAGGGCTACACGTTTTTTGTGGGGCCTGAGCTCGAGTATTTCTATTTCAAGTCTTCTTCCGAACCCATACCCATCGATATGGGGGGGTACTTTGATCTCACACCCCTGGATGTTGCTTCGGATCTCCGGCGTGAGACGGTTCTCACTCTGGAGGGCATGGGCATTCCGGTGGAGTACTCCCACCATGAGGTCGCGCCCAGCCAGCACGAGATCGATTTGCGTTACACCGATGCCTTGACCATGGCCGACACGGTGATGACCTATCGCCTGGTAGTCAAAGAAGTGGCCATGAAGCACGGAGTGTACGCGACCTTCATGCCCAAGCCGCTGGCCAACGAAAACGGGAGCGGGATGCATGTGCATATGTCTTTGTTCAGGGAAGGCAGAAACGCTTTTTTTGATGCGGGCGATCCCCACCATCTTTCTTCCTTGGGGAAGCAGTTTATGGCAGGGATCCTTCGCCATATGCCGGAGATCACCCTGGTCACCAATCAATGGATCAATTCGTACCGGCGGCTGATCCCCGGCTACGAAGCACCTGTGTATGTTTCCTGGGCTGTGCGCAATCGTTCAGACCTGGTGCGTGTGCCCCAGTATAAACTGGGCCACGAGGAATCCACCCGTTTGGAAGTGCGTTCTCCGGATCCGGCCTGCAATCCCTATCTGGCCTTTAGCGCGCTCCTGGCCGCGGGCCTTGAGGGAATTGAGAACAACTATCCTTTGCCCGATCCGGTGGAGGAGAATGTCTTCGAAATGTCCAAGGAGGAGCGCACAAGGCGCGGCATTAAAGAGTTGCCGGGTAGTTTTTTGGAAGCATTGCAAGCTGCCGAGGGCAGTGAGCTGCTGAGAAGGACTTTAGGGGATCATGTCTTTGATTCTTTTATCCAGAACAAACAAATCGAGTGGGATCGTTTTAAGACGCAGATTACGGACTACGAACTCACCAAGTACCTGCCCGTGCTCTAG
- a CDS encoding efflux RND transporter permease subunit: protein MSIPRIAVRRPVTVFMVFLSCLLIGAIALTRLQVELMPNTALGFITIRVDIRGGMPPVEVENLVTRPIEDVVSTVGRLREMVSISEEGRSEVRLGFESDADMDIAGIEVREAFAGVRGKLPDEAEKPVIAKFSQGDFHISNIAVFGTRGEEPEEVRKIVDDEIKDRFSRIEGVAKVEVWGGRERKILVETDKARLVAHSEGLERLVGSIGSSNQNLLAGLVQTQRRQYVVRTIGRFEEIAEIEQVGVEATPQSVIVRVKQMSSVEDSFLEPTGFARVDKKGVVTVLIYKESAANTIEVSEVVNGVVEELRQQYQDKLRLVVITNRAEAILEAIALVRSFLISGALLAMIVLFLFLREFKSTIIVALSIPTSVMITFAMMFFNNLTLNLMTLSGLALGIGMLVDNAIVVLENIHKKMSLANKRYGVLSPGREKEVISLGAEEMFLAMVASTITTLVVFLPLMYVSADVRKVYLGLALTVTFALISSLAVAVSLVPVLVAHMRWDPLAGAKDFMRNNWLSRTFRSRKEQRAQQRAAAGILPRLPFFTWILRVFVRSRYLVILVIIAGFAATVLLMGSKLKKELAAGTSERQFTIFIELATGVKLDLTDEVVADVEQVLQDREQFPEIETVSARVEPWSSKIYVKIKPREDIERSPQQVIDAIKPFTEEIEKKYYNVRAFIFFEELTSGEEQEVSLDVFGHSYETLTELLSEIGQKIGELGVISDIKSSLKPGRPELLIRVDKQKAAYFGLTVDDIANSVHAQMKGLRATTFHTEGKEVEVIVRLQEKDRKTFDDVYKLLLVTPRGDQVYLEQVADFELGRGPSKIFRKNKSRMATLSGTLGRVPYTEATDQIKAALAEMEFPRDYYWKFAGDYYRQIEIRRQLVQALLLMLVLVYMVLAALFESYLQPMIILLTVPLAALGVIWVLFLSKTPVSMGVIIGAILLGGIVVNSAIILVDHTNNLVRRTPAGRVQRRKLILRAVLDATTNRVRPILMTACTTILGLLPLAMDQGEQSQLWAPLAITVCSGLTVSTILTLFVLPCIYMIFEDVVGLFGRILLWIRPGELAEV, encoded by the coding sequence ATGAGTATTCCCCGCATCGCCGTTAGGCGGCCTGTCACGGTGTTCATGGTTTTCCTGTCCTGCCTGTTGATCGGTGCGATTGCGCTGACACGTCTTCAAGTCGAACTCATGCCCAACACCGCGCTGGGATTTATTACGATTCGTGTGGATATCCGGGGAGGGATGCCTCCGGTTGAGGTGGAAAACCTGGTAACCCGGCCTATCGAGGACGTGGTGAGCACTGTGGGCCGTTTGCGCGAAATGGTTTCCATTTCTGAAGAAGGGCGTTCTGAGGTGCGCCTGGGTTTTGAATCCGATGCGGACATGGATATTGCCGGAATCGAAGTGCGCGAGGCCTTTGCAGGTGTTCGCGGCAAGTTGCCTGACGAGGCTGAAAAACCGGTGATTGCCAAGTTCAGCCAGGGCGACTTCCACATCTCCAATATTGCAGTCTTCGGAACCCGGGGGGAGGAGCCCGAAGAGGTCCGCAAGATTGTGGATGATGAAATTAAGGACCGCTTTTCCAGGATTGAAGGGGTGGCCAAGGTCGAGGTTTGGGGCGGCCGCGAACGGAAGATTCTTGTGGAGACGGACAAGGCCCGGCTTGTGGCGCATTCCGAAGGACTGGAACGCCTGGTGGGCTCCATTGGATCCAGCAACCAGAACCTTTTGGCAGGACTGGTCCAGACGCAGCGCCGCCAGTACGTGGTGCGCACCATCGGCCGCTTTGAAGAGATTGCGGAAATCGAACAAGTCGGGGTGGAGGCCACGCCTCAGAGCGTGATTGTCCGTGTTAAGCAGATGTCCAGTGTCGAGGACTCTTTCTTGGAACCCACGGGTTTTGCGCGTGTGGACAAGAAGGGGGTTGTTACAGTCCTGATCTATAAGGAATCCGCGGCCAATACTATCGAGGTCTCGGAAGTCGTCAACGGGGTTGTGGAGGAACTGCGGCAGCAGTACCAGGACAAGCTCCGGTTGGTTGTGATCACCAACCGCGCCGAGGCCATCCTCGAGGCCATCGCACTGGTGCGTTCCTTCCTGATTTCGGGAGCTTTGCTGGCCATGATTGTTCTCTTTTTGTTCTTAAGGGAGTTTAAAAGCACGATCATCGTGGCCCTTTCCATCCCGACCTCTGTGATGATTACCTTTGCCATGATGTTCTTCAATAATCTCACCCTGAACCTGATGACTCTAAGCGGCCTGGCCTTGGGAATCGGGATGCTGGTCGACAATGCGATTGTTGTGCTGGAGAACATTCATAAAAAGATGTCCTTAGCCAATAAGCGGTACGGAGTGTTGAGCCCGGGCCGGGAAAAAGAGGTTATTAGTCTGGGTGCTGAAGAGATGTTTTTGGCCATGGTGGCCTCTACCATCACGACATTGGTCGTTTTTCTCCCCTTGATGTATGTGAGCGCGGATGTGCGAAAGGTTTACTTGGGTCTGGCGCTCACCGTGACCTTTGCTTTGATTTCGTCCTTGGCCGTGGCTGTAAGTCTGGTACCTGTGCTTGTGGCTCATATGCGCTGGGATCCTTTGGCCGGAGCCAAAGATTTTATGCGCAACAATTGGCTTAGCCGGACATTTAGAAGCCGGAAGGAACAGCGGGCCCAGCAGCGCGCTGCGGCGGGAATACTCCCGAGACTTCCTTTTTTTACATGGATTTTGAGGGTATTTGTCCGGTCGCGTTATCTGGTCATTCTCGTCATTATTGCGGGTTTTGCGGCCACGGTCCTATTGATGGGCTCAAAACTTAAAAAGGAATTAGCCGCAGGGACCTCGGAAAGACAGTTCACCATTTTTATAGAGCTGGCCACAGGCGTCAAATTGGACCTTACCGATGAAGTGGTCGCGGATGTGGAGCAAGTTCTCCAAGACCGGGAGCAGTTTCCGGAGATCGAAACCGTCTCCGCGCGCGTTGAACCCTGGTCCTCAAAGATCTATGTCAAAATTAAGCCCCGGGAGGATATTGAACGTTCGCCCCAACAAGTGATTGATGCGATCAAACCTTTTACCGAGGAGATCGAAAAGAAATACTATAATGTGCGCGCCTTCATTTTCTTTGAAGAGCTGACCTCCGGGGAGGAACAGGAGGTCAGCCTGGATGTGTTCGGGCACTCCTACGAAACGCTTACAGAGCTCCTTTCGGAAATTGGCCAGAAGATTGGGGAACTGGGTGTCATCAGCGATATCAAGTCCAGTCTCAAGCCCGGCCGCCCGGAGCTTTTAATCCGCGTGGACAAGCAGAAGGCCGCATACTTTGGGTTGACGGTCGATGACATTGCCAACTCCGTCCATGCCCAGATGAAGGGTCTGCGGGCCACTACTTTTCACACTGAGGGAAAAGAAGTCGAAGTCATTGTGCGTCTGCAGGAAAAGGACCGTAAGACCTTCGATGATGTATACAAACTCTTGCTGGTTACGCCCCGCGGGGACCAGGTCTATCTGGAACAGGTGGCTGATTTTGAATTGGGACGCGGCCCCAGCAAGATTTTCCGTAAGAACAAGAGCCGGATGGCGACCTTGAGCGGAACCTTGGGCCGGGTGCCCTACACGGAGGCCACGGACCAAATCAAAGCGGCCCTCGCAGAAATGGAGTTTCCTCGCGACTACTATTGGAAGTTTGCGGGTGACTACTACCGCCAAATTGAGATCCGCCGGCAGCTTGTGCAGGCCCTCCTTCTGATGCTTGTTTTGGTCTACATGGTCTTGGCCGCGCTCTTTGAGAGCTATCTGCAGCCCATGATTATTTTGCTCACAGTGCCTTTGGCTGCCCTGGGTGTGATCTGGGTTTTGTTTCTAAGCAAGACACCGGTCAGTATGGGGGTGATTATCGGGGCGATTCTCCTGGGGGGCATTGTGGTCAATAGCGCCATCATTTTGGTGGATCATACCAATAATTTGGTGCGCCGGACTCCGGCCGGCCGGGTCCAGAGGCGAAAACTGATTTTGCGTGCGGTTCTGGACGCGACCACGAACCGCGTCCGGCCTATTCTGATGACTGCGTGTACCACGATTTTGGGCCTTTTACCTCTGGCCATGGACCAGGGAGAGCAGTCCCAGCTCTGGGCTCCATTGGCCATTACGGTTTGTTCCGGCCTTACCGTTTCCACGATTCTGACGCTTTTTGTATTGCCGTGCATCTATATGATTTTTGAAGACGTGGTCGGGCTCTTTGGACGGATCCTTTTGTGGATCCGGCCGGGCGAGCTTGCCGAAGTTTGA
- a CDS encoding efflux RND transporter periplasmic adaptor subunit, whose protein sequence is MAEKRPSRSKPFSFLKFKLPGPKKSVPKGPASPGTPPVEPPGPPASAPLPAPVPRSKPKPKPKPKRVKKKGLRFPVLLMGILAALLAMWYFYGRPESKGLPGVNLPWFKGAETAQESEPVEGEGAAELDAGAPEEALDEEGIIAKAYPISRVDFVDELPALGALKSYADIDLRFEINGVVASVEFREGDLVEEGALLATLNQRDLKGRLEFAESRAEAARASARTSEQRLRLIEKMYEVGAVIQGKVDEVRLDYEAALAQVATAEVEVKLQREELEKTFLRAPSAGVVGTREVEPGEVITPSTKVGTLLKVDSIYAEVGITEQDVGRIALNQEVRVTVDAYPESVFYGVIDNILPQLEGRSRTLTTRVALDNSEGFLLPGMFARVLVTTFTSDQAIVIPIEALRGTDEGSFVFVVEGEEGEQMAAQRTVEVQHLTSTEAVIEGDIEEGDLVILEEREEISDGARVEITEILEG, encoded by the coding sequence ATGGCTGAAAAGCGCCCATCTCGATCCAAGCCCTTCTCGTTTTTGAAGTTCAAACTTCCGGGACCCAAGAAATCGGTTCCGAAAGGGCCTGCTTCGCCCGGTACGCCTCCCGTAGAGCCACCGGGCCCTCCGGCTTCTGCGCCTTTGCCCGCACCTGTTCCTCGATCCAAACCCAAGCCCAAGCCCAAACCCAAGCGCGTCAAGAAGAAGGGGCTTCGTTTCCCCGTTCTCTTGATGGGAATTCTCGCGGCTTTGTTGGCTATGTGGTATTTTTACGGCCGCCCGGAGTCCAAAGGGTTGCCCGGCGTGAATTTGCCCTGGTTTAAGGGAGCGGAAACAGCCCAAGAAAGTGAGCCGGTGGAAGGCGAGGGCGCGGCTGAGCTGGATGCGGGGGCCCCGGAGGAGGCCCTGGATGAAGAAGGGATTATTGCCAAGGCCTACCCGATTAGCCGTGTTGATTTTGTGGATGAGCTGCCGGCCCTGGGTGCACTCAAGAGCTATGCGGATATTGACCTGCGTTTTGAGATCAACGGGGTGGTGGCGAGCGTGGAGTTCCGGGAGGGGGATTTGGTGGAGGAAGGCGCGCTCCTGGCCACTTTGAACCAGCGTGATCTCAAGGGGAGGCTCGAGTTTGCCGAAAGCCGTGCAGAGGCAGCCCGCGCCTCGGCCCGCACTTCAGAGCAGCGCTTGCGCCTAATCGAGAAGATGTATGAGGTGGGAGCCGTGATCCAGGGCAAGGTGGACGAGGTGCGCTTGGACTACGAAGCTGCGCTGGCTCAGGTGGCGACCGCGGAGGTGGAGGTCAAGTTGCAGCGCGAAGAGCTGGAGAAGACCTTTCTACGCGCCCCGTCTGCGGGCGTTGTCGGCACGCGGGAAGTGGAGCCCGGGGAGGTCATTACGCCTTCCACCAAGGTCGGGACCTTGCTCAAGGTGGACAGCATTTATGCCGAAGTCGGTATTACTGAGCAGGATGTGGGGCGTATCGCCCTCAACCAAGAAGTCCGAGTCACGGTGGACGCCTATCCGGAGTCGGTATTTTACGGAGTCATCGACAATATTTTGCCGCAACTTGAGGGACGCTCCCGCACACTGACCACGCGTGTCGCCCTGGATAATAGCGAAGGGTTTCTCTTGCCGGGCATGTTTGCGCGTGTTCTGGTCACGACCTTTACCAGTGATCAGGCCATAGTCATTCCCATTGAGGCCTTGCGCGGCACGGACGAGGGGTCCTTTGTCTTTGTGGTTGAAGGGGAGGAGGGAGAGCAGATGGCTGCTCAGCGTACTGTCGAGGTGCAACATTTGACCTCCACAGAGGCGGTGATTGAGGGAGACATTGAGGAAGGTGATTTGGTGATTTTGGAAGAACGGGAAGAGATTTCCGACGGCGCGCGGGTTGAAATTACTGAAATTTTGGAGGGCTGA
- a CDS encoding tetratricopeptide repeat protein → MGRAIFRWTFCLMVLGSFGLGALALCEASEGGFEAAPWNKEAPDGPKAAAKYHMMRGEHDQALESLHRVLEQNPADMEAKLDLAVTLLELSRYEKAVEVLREVIETLPDSPKAHYVLSVALENLKPPLTEEAEQHRQRALELGYRIPKRMPNK, encoded by the coding sequence TTGGGGCGGGCTATTTTCAGATGGACATTTTGCTTGATGGTTTTGGGTTCGTTTGGGCTGGGGGCCTTGGCATTGTGTGAAGCGAGCGAAGGGGGTTTTGAAGCCGCGCCCTGGAACAAGGAGGCGCCTGATGGGCCCAAGGCCGCTGCCAAGTACCATATGATGCGTGGTGAACATGACCAGGCCTTAGAGAGCCTGCACCGTGTGCTGGAGCAGAATCCCGCTGATATGGAGGCCAAGCTCGATCTGGCCGTGACCCTGCTCGAGCTTTCGCGATATGAGAAAGCGGTTGAGGTGCTCCGGGAGGTAATTGAGACCCTGCCGGATTCGCCCAAGGCCCATTATGTGTTGTCCGTGGCCCTTGAAAACCTAAAGCCCCCGCTAACAGAGGAGGCGGAGCAACACCGGCAGCGCGCCTTAGAGTTGGGGTATCGGATACCAAAACGAATGCCTAATAAGTAG